Sequence from the Rutidosis leptorrhynchoides isolate AG116_Rl617_1_P2 chromosome 3, CSIRO_AGI_Rlap_v1, whole genome shotgun sequence genome:
AGCATATTAATGACATCCTTTATGACTGTTATTAGAAAATTCTTAATAATATGCTTACTGATTTCTAATACTTGATATATGTGTAGATATGACAAGGATAACTGTGAAGCAAGGAAAAACCTACATGCTACGAATGGTTAACGCGGCGATGAACAACATCATGTTCTTCGCTATTAAAGACCATCAATTGACCGTGGTAGGAACCGATGGTGCTTACACAAAGCCACTAAAATCTAATTATGTGACGATATCACCCGGACAAACCATAGACGTTTTGTTAGAAGCAAACCAGCCCAAAAATCACTACTATATGGCTGCAAAGTTCTTTACCAGTAACCCTCGGTCGGTTTTTGACAACACCACCACAACAGCCGTTATCCAATATAATGGAAACTACTCAAAACCCGCTTCACTTTTTCTCCCTGTTCTTCCTGTTTTTAACGACCGAAATGCTTCTGCAAACTTCACTAGCAGCTTACGAAGTTTAGCAAGCAACGATCATCCAATCGACGTTCCATTGACTATCACGAGGAAGCTACTCTATACATTATCAATCAACACATTATCTTGCAATAATAGTAATCCTAATGCAACATGTGAGGGCCCACAACGTAGGAGATTTGCTGCAAGCATAAACAACATTACATTTGATACACCAAAAACTTCGATTCTTAGAGCATACTACCGTGGGATGAATGGTGTATATGGTGATGATTTTCCCGATAACCCACATTTCGTCTTCAACTACACGTCCGATAGTTTGAATGCATCTGTACAGACTCCGATGAACGGGACAGAAGTGAAAATATTGAATTATAATGATAATGTGGAGCTTGTTTTTCAAGGTACGAATGTTGTTTCGGGAATTGATCATCCTATGCATTTGCACGGGCATAGTTTCTATGTTGTTGGATCTGGATTCGGTAACTTTGATCGACAACGCGATCCTTTGAATTATAATCTTGTAGATCCTCCTCTACAACAAACCATTGCGGTTCCACAAAATGGTTGGACAACCATCAGATTCAGAGCAAATAATCCTGGTAATTAGTCTATTATTTAATTTCAGAAAATAAAAACTATATCCATTTACCTGTGTAATATAAttattcaatatatatattatatgatttcaGGAGTATGGTTCATGCATTGTCATTTTGAACGTCATGTAAGTTGGGGAATGGAAATGGTATTTATTGTGAAGAATGGGAAGACTGCAAATACAAGAATGTTGCCTCCACCACCCAACATGCCCAAGTGTTAA
This genomic interval carries:
- the LOC139898844 gene encoding laccase-14-like encodes the protein MKITMNMHVFLLGLLVILSFLQSQAALVRYTFVVQETKYTRLCSSKNILTVNGQYPGPTISAHGGDTVIVDVINKASQNITIHWHGVKQPRYPWSDGPEFITQCPIKPGTSFSQKIILSDEEGTLWWHAHSDWSRATVHGLLVVSPKIGTTFPFPKPHAEVPVILGEWWKQDVQTVMEDFLRLGGDPTKSDALTINGQPGDQYNCSDPDMTRITVKQGKTYMLRMVNAAMNNIMFFAIKDHQLTVVGTDGAYTKPLKSNYVTISPGQTIDVLLEANQPKNHYYMAAKFFTSNPRSVFDNTTTTAVIQYNGNYSKPASLFLPVLPVFNDRNASANFTSSLRSLASNDHPIDVPLTITRKLLYTLSINTLSCNNSNPNATCEGPQRRRFAASINNITFDTPKTSILRAYYRGMNGVYGDDFPDNPHFVFNYTSDSLNASVQTPMNGTEVKILNYNDNVELVFQGTNVVSGIDHPMHLHGHSFYVVGSGFGNFDRQRDPLNYNLVDPPLQQTIAVPQNGWTTIRFRANNPGVWFMHCHFERHVSWGMEMVFIVKNGKTANTRMLPPPPNMPKC